In the genome of Impatiens glandulifera chromosome 6, dImpGla2.1, whole genome shotgun sequence, the window AGAATTTTGACCGATAGATTTTAAAAGTGGGATATTTTAGTGGGGTTtgtaataacaaaataatatgtcATTTAAGTTTGGTTATAAACTTCTATTTAAAAGCTAAAAAGTATAATAGAGGATAACGtgttatgaaataaaaatatagaaaagtAGTATAAAGTTatcttttttgtttatatagtAATCCATTTCTTAACTTTAATTATACGTAATAGAGCATTAGAGCATCCAATGCTTCtatctaatattttatacaCATGTTTATTGGTTgcctactttatttttttttatcttattttaaacatGAATTTTACTAGTCACACCAACCCTTTTTTACTATGATCCAGAGgtatttttatatgaaatttgatttattaagtaaaattattgatactatattatttgaaaaagattaAAAACAGGATTTACTCTTTTGTGTACGTAAATTAGTAGTATGAAATAGATAATCGTTTAAGCAAAATAGATAAAGttcgaataaataaataaaaatgaatgttTGCAAAGATTTTTCAGAAGGGCAATGAGATTTTTGACTCAATCTGTCGATTTCTCAAATCTAACCTCAgtgatatttgaaatttttaaaagttttactatttttttcaaccaaattattcatcaaaaaaaaaataaaacaaatggtTCCTATACATTTTTACATATACTTGTCCTATTTGAAAATATCCAAAAACAGGGCTTAACCCTCTCTTATGGAACCGATTTTTCAATCATTTTAGCTCCTTGGCAGCGATATCATTATcctaaaacaaatcaaataatttaaacttttcTGAAGTCTTACAATAAACTGTAGCATAGGTAATAGATCTTGATCCCTTAATTTTGTCTTATTAGCTTAAGATGGTACCTTAGGACGGTGGGTAGTAATTAGTACCCCTTTATCAATTTGATCTTTATCCCTTATTTGAGTTTCCATTTAATTGATTGGTTGTTGGTAATTTCTTCATTTTGATCCAAAAAGTATTAATTTTGATCCATATTCCAGGAGGATCTGAATAAACCAGGTTAAGAAAAATGGCTACAAACACTACTGTTAAGTGCCCTGCTCCGATGAAGGCGACATCAAATGGTGTATTCCAGGGCGATGATCCATTGGATTTTGCTCTGCCTCTTGCAATCCTTCAGATATGTTTGGTGGTTGTTCTAACTCGGTTCCTAGCTTTTCTTCTCAAACCATTGAGGCAACCCCGAGTTATTGCAGAGATTATTgtaagtttgaaaaataaaatagatttatcttgattataatttaacaaaactgTTTTCTTTAGGGAGGTGTGTTATTGGGTCCATCTGCATTTGGCCGGAGCACGGCTTACCTTCACAAGGTGTTCCCAGCTAGAAGCCTGACTGTGCTCGACACACTAGCGAACCTCGGCCTGTTGTTCTTTCTGTTCCTTGTCGGGTTAGAATTAGACCTGAAATCTCTTCGAAGAACAGGAAAACAAGCATTGTGTATTGCAGCTGCAGGAATTAGTCTCCCATTTGCGTTAGGAATCGGTGCTTCATTCGCACTAAGAGCAACAATCTCTCATGGTGTAAAAGAAGCTCCTTTTCTCGTCTTCATGGGTGTCGCACTCTCCATAACTGCATTCCCTGTTCTTGCACGTATCTTAGCCGAGCTTAAGCTCTTAACCACAGACGTCGGTCGAATGGCAATGTCTGCAGCCGCAGTAAACGATGTTGTTGCTTGGATTCTACTCGCGCTTGCGATTGCACTTTCAGGGTCTGCCCATTCTCCTATTATTTCTTTATGGGTGTTCTTATGTGGGTTCGGTTTTGTTGGACTCTGTTCTATTGTTATCCCACGGATATTCAATTGGATGGCTAAACGTTGCCCTGAGGGCGAACCTGTGGACGAGGTTTACATTTGTGCTACTATGGCCACAGTTTTAGCTGCAGGGTTTGTAACTGATTCAATCGGGATTCATGCGCTTTTTGGTGCGTTTGTGGTTGGTGTTCTTATTCCAAAAGACGGGCCTTTTTCAGGTGCGTTAGTTGAGAAAGTGGAGGATTTGGTATCGGGTTTGTTCCTTCCTCTTTATTTCGTGTCGAGCGGTTTGAAAACAAACGTGGCTACTATTCAAGGACCGCAATCGTGGGGGCTTCTTGTTTTGGTTATAAGCACGGCCTGCGTTGGGAAGATGGTTGGCACGATTGTCGTATCGCTTCTATGTAAGATTCCGTTTCGTGAATCGCTGGCGTTGGGATTCCTGATGAATACTAAAGGTTTGGTTGAGCTCATCGTGCTTAATATTGGGAAAGATAAAGGTGTTTTGAACGACCAAACGTTTGCGATTTGTGTTCTGATGGCTCTGTTCACAACTTTTATCACTACGCCACTTGTGATCGCGGTTTACAAACCGGCTAAGATGAACGTTCGAGCTGAGTATAAGTATAGAACGATTCAGAGAAGGGCTACAAATTCTCAGCTTCGGTTATTGGCTTGTTTCCATAATACTAGGAACATTCCGTCTTTGCTTAACTTAATAGAAGCATCTCGTGGAACTTCGATGAGGAACGGGCTTTACGTTTACGCCATGCATCTCATGGAGCTCTCAGAGAGATCCTCCGCCATTCGAATGGTTCTCAAGGCGACGAACGACGGGGTTCCGTTCTGGAACAGGGGTCAGTCTTCGGATTCAAACCAAGTCGTTGTAGCGTTTGAAACGTTCCGTCAGCTAAGCAGAGTGACGATTCGACCTACGACCGCTATCTCGAGAATGTCTAACATCCATGATGATATATTTAGCAGCGCGGAGAGTAAGAGGCCCGCGATGATAATTCTTCCTTTCCATAAATACCCTCGGCTCGACGGGCAGCTCGAGGTAATGAGGGCGGAATTCAGACAGGTTAACAGGAATGTTCTAGAAGGAGCCCCGTGTTCGGTTGGGATACTCGTCGACCGCGGGCTAGGTGGGAACACTCATGTTTCTTCGAAAAACGTGAACTCTGTTTTCACGGT includes:
- the LOC124941085 gene encoding cation/H(+) antiporter 18-like, with translation MATNTTVKCPAPMKATSNGVFQGDDPLDFALPLAILQICLVVVLTRFLAFLLKPLRQPRVIAEIIGGVLLGPSAFGRSTAYLHKVFPARSLTVLDTLANLGLLFFLFLVGLELDLKSLRRTGKQALCIAAAGISLPFALGIGASFALRATISHGVKEAPFLVFMGVALSITAFPVLARILAELKLLTTDVGRMAMSAAAVNDVVAWILLALAIALSGSAHSPIISLWVFLCGFGFVGLCSIVIPRIFNWMAKRCPEGEPVDEVYICATMATVLAAGFVTDSIGIHALFGAFVVGVLIPKDGPFSGALVEKVEDLVSGLFLPLYFVSSGLKTNVATIQGPQSWGLLVLVISTACVGKMVGTIVVSLLCKIPFRESLALGFLMNTKGLVELIVLNIGKDKGVLNDQTFAICVLMALFTTFITTPLVIAVYKPAKMNVRAEYKYRTIQRRATNSQLRLLACFHNTRNIPSLLNLIEASRGTSMRNGLYVYAMHLMELSERSSAIRMVLKATNDGVPFWNRGQSSDSNQVVVAFETFRQLSRVTIRPTTAISRMSNIHDDIFSSAESKRPAMIILPFHKYPRLDGQLEVMRAEFRQVNRNVLEGAPCSVGILVDRGLGGNTHVSSKNVNSVFTVLFFGGHDDQEALAYGARMAEHPGITLVVIRFMVSPRAMGEFVNIDVEKVYGNAERLEDDNVFAGYKDKLKDIDSVKFEEKSVSSAGEVVEVIRERSGSCNLFVVGRIPAGQLAAALKVKSDCSELGPVGGLLTSPEFTTTASVLVVQQYRDQLSSDSLASLKEEDDDEETPGRGSDLCSDTN